The Ciconia boyciana chromosome 22, ASM3463844v1, whole genome shotgun sequence genome has a window encoding:
- the EFCAB3 gene encoding LOW QUALITY PROTEIN: EF-hand calcium-binding domain-containing protein 3 (The sequence of the model RefSeq protein was modified relative to this genomic sequence to represent the inferred CDS: inserted 1 base in 1 codon) has protein sequence MTAKQLGISLTSQEAYNELVCADADGDGTVDFSDFLDIITDKKCFAQTICKRILLFKVILKLVELAALPXRTLFQIISYYQQKLRDCTGQKVWMDGDFLKCHRKKHHKIRKEPAYPMPAFVSAAHVSAMNKRETAAYTEHLKGSPYAQVPVFPLISKQDEMTLGKPKKGLQKVVRQRNEPTTSFESHFSVRETGCRRKWRHSPDINTERPNTPCHLTTDSPSTTQVQRSVKCRGKMLPFIIQGLQLEQNQKVQAAKRYRHSLALRQRHSLLKLWQNIGRGQISLPTGSERFHHTFCTYSWSRNARRELVTAAHLHRLDHRLCRRRQPERQGMAMDARRRPCLDTTSGR, from the exons GAGACGGGACAGTGGATTTCTCTGACTTTCTGGACATCATTACTGACAAGAAGTGTTTTGCCCAGACAATATGCAA ACGAATTCTCCTCTTCAAAGTCATTTTGAAGCTGGTGGAATTGGCAGCTCTGC GGAGAACTCTGTTTCAGATTATCAG TTACTACCAGCAGAAGCTTAGGGACTGCACTGGCCAAAAAGTCTGGATGGATGGTGACTTCCTCAAGTGTCACAGAAAGAAACACCACAAAATTCGGAAAGAGCCGGCTTACCCTATGCCTGCCTTTGTAAGCGCTGCCCATGTCTCAGCCATGAACAAAAGGGAGACAGCAGCTTACACGGAGCACCTCAAAG GCAGCCCTTATGCTCAGGTACCTGTCTTCCCACTGATTTCTAAACAAGACGAGATGACACTGGGAAAGCCAAAAAAGGGCTTGCAGAAGGTGGTGAGGCAAAGGAATGAGCCAACCACTTCGTTTGAGAGCCACTTCTCCGTGAGAGAAACCGGGTGCAGGAG AAAGTGGAGACACTCCCCTGACATCAACACCGAGCGCCCGAACACACCATGTCATCTGACAACAGACAGCCCGAGCACGACACAAGTGCAAAGGAGTGTGAAATGTAGAGGGAAGATGTTACCCTTCATCATACAGGGACTGCAATTAGAGCAGAACCAA aaGGTGCAGGCAGCCAAGCGGTACAGGCACAGCCTGGCCCTCCGCCAGCGCCACAGCCTGCTGAAGCTGTGGCAGAACATCGGCAGGGGCCAGATCAGCCTGCCGACGGGCAGCGAGCGCTTCCACCACACCTTCTGCACTTACTCCTGGTCGCGGAACGCCCGCCGTGAGCTGGTGACAGCTGCCCACCTCCACAGACTGGACCACCGGCTCTGCCGCAGGCGGCAGCCTGAGAGGCAAGGAATGGCGATGGACGCCAGGCGAAGACCGTGCCTGGACACCACCAGCGGCCGGTGA